A stretch of the Acidimicrobiales bacterium genome encodes the following:
- a CDS encoding ABC transporter ATP-binding protein has protein sequence MNSPQPVLQVSDLTTRFNTEDGTVHAVNGMSFDLADGEVVGIVGESGSGKSVSMMSLLRLIPMPPGEIVDGEAIFEDADLLSMSLDDLRKVRGGRIGFIFQDPMTSLNPVLTVGYQITESLTVHQPGRASELRERALDLLKLVGIPSPEQRLQSFPHELSGGMRQRVMIAVALACRPRILVADEPTTALDVTIQAQILELVKDLREKLGMAVIWITHDLGVVAGLVDRVLVMYGGQIVEEAPVDEFYAEPRHPYSQGLLASLPSAAMPGQRLVNIVGQPPDLRSPPTSCSFAPRCPHVFDRCLQENPTLVQVSATRRLACWLDSGRDGPNHGR, from the coding sequence GTGAACAGCCCGCAACCGGTCCTTCAGGTCTCCGACCTGACGACCCGGTTCAATACGGAGGATGGCACTGTCCACGCCGTCAACGGCATGTCGTTCGACCTGGCCGATGGCGAGGTGGTCGGCATCGTTGGCGAGAGCGGGTCGGGCAAGAGCGTGTCCATGATGTCGTTGCTCCGCCTGATTCCTATGCCCCCCGGGGAGATCGTCGACGGTGAGGCGATCTTCGAGGACGCCGACCTCCTTTCCATGAGCCTTGACGATCTGCGAAAGGTCCGCGGCGGGAGAATCGGCTTCATCTTCCAGGATCCAATGACATCGCTGAACCCGGTGCTTACCGTCGGCTACCAGATCACAGAGTCTCTGACAGTCCACCAGCCGGGTCGTGCCTCGGAGTTGCGAGAGCGAGCCCTGGATCTCCTAAAACTGGTCGGGATCCCGTCGCCGGAGCAACGCCTACAGAGCTTTCCCCATGAGCTCTCGGGCGGGATGAGGCAGCGGGTGATGATCGCTGTAGCTCTGGCCTGTCGCCCCCGAATCCTGGTCGCCGACGAGCCGACTACGGCCCTCGACGTCACGATCCAGGCCCAGATCCTCGAACTGGTGAAGGACCTGCGCGAGAAGTTGGGCATGGCGGTGATCTGGATCACCCACGATCTGGGTGTAGTAGCTGGCCTCGTAGATCGCGTGCTGGTCATGTACGGCGGCCAGATCGTCGAGGAAGCCCCGGTCGACGAGTTCTACGCTGAACCCCGCCACCCGTACTCCCAGGGGCTCCTGGCCTCGTTGCCGTCGGCTGCCATGCCGGGACAGAGGTTGGTCAACATCGTCGGGCAGCCTCCGGACCTGCGCTCGCCGCCGACAAGCTGTTCTTTCGCCCCGCGGTGCCCTCATGTCTTCGACCGGTGCCTGCAGGAGAACCCGACCCTGGTGCAGGTGTCGGCGACCCGTCGGCTGGCCTGCTGGCTAGACAGCGGCAGGGATGGACCCAATCATGGCCGTTGA